A window of the Pseudomonas sp. B21_DOA genome harbors these coding sequences:
- the tkt gene encoding transketolase yields MPSRRERANAIRALSMDAVQKANSGHPGAPMGMADIAEVLWRDYLKHNPSNPSFADRDRFVLSNGHGSMLIYSLLHLTGYDLSIDDLKQFRQLHSRTPGHPEFGYTPGVETTTGPLGQGLANAVGFALAEKVLGAQFNRPGHDIVDHHTYVFLGDGCMMEGISHEVASLAGTLGLGKLIAFYDDNGISIDGEVEGWFTDDTPKRFEAYNWQVIRNVDGHDPEEIKTAIETARKSAQPTLICCKTTIGFGSPNKQGKEDCHGAPLGDAEIALTRQALNWNYGPFEIPADIYAEWDAKEAGRAVEAEWDQRFAAYSAAFPTEANELIRRLSGELPADFSEKASAYIAEVAAKGETIASRKASQNTLNAFGPLLPELLGGSADLAGSNLTLWKGCKGVSAEDASGNYMYYGVREFGMTAIMNGVTLHGGLVPYGATFLMFMEYARNAVRMSALMKKRVIHVYTHDSIGLGEDGPTHQPIEQLTSLRTTPNLDTWRPADAVESAVAWKNALERKDGPSALIFSRQNLQHQERDAGQIANISRGGYVLKDCAGEPELILIATGSEVGLAVQAFDKLTEQGRKVRVVSMPCTSAFDAQDAEYKQSVLPLQVGARIAIEAAHADFWFKYVGLEGRVIGMTTYGESAPASALFEEFGFTLENILGQAEELLED; encoded by the coding sequence ATGCCTAGCCGTCGTGAGCGTGCCAACGCCATTCGTGCCCTCAGCATGGATGCCGTGCAAAAAGCCAACAGCGGCCATCCCGGTGCCCCTATGGGTATGGCAGATATTGCCGAAGTGCTGTGGCGCGACTACCTCAAGCACAACCCGAGCAACCCGTCGTTCGCCGACCGTGACCGCTTCGTGCTGTCCAACGGCCACGGCTCGATGTTGATCTACTCGTTGCTGCACCTGACCGGTTACGACCTGTCGATCGACGACCTCAAGCAGTTCCGTCAACTGCACAGCCGCACGCCGGGCCACCCGGAATTCGGTTACACCCCGGGCGTTGAAACCACCACCGGTCCGCTGGGTCAAGGTCTGGCCAACGCCGTCGGTTTCGCGCTGGCTGAAAAAGTCCTGGGCGCGCAGTTCAACCGTCCTGGCCACGACATCGTCGACCACCACACCTACGTGTTCCTCGGTGATGGCTGCATGATGGAAGGCATTTCCCACGAAGTCGCCTCTTTGGCCGGCACGCTGGGCCTGGGCAAGCTGATTGCCTTCTACGATGACAACGGCATTTCCATCGACGGCGAAGTCGAAGGCTGGTTCACCGATGACACGCCGAAGCGTTTCGAAGCCTATAACTGGCAGGTGATCCGCAATGTCGACGGTCACGATCCGGAAGAGATCAAGACCGCCATCGAAACCGCGCGCAAGAGCGCTCAGCCGACGCTGATCTGCTGCAAGACCACCATCGGTTTCGGTTCGCCGAACAAGCAGGGCAAGGAAGATTGCCACGGCGCCCCACTGGGTGACGCGGAAATCGCCCTGACCCGTCAGGCGCTGAACTGGAACTACGGCCCGTTCGAAATCCCGGCCGACATCTACGCCGAGTGGGACGCCAAAGAAGCTGGCCGCGCGGTCGAAGCCGAGTGGGATCAGCGTTTCGCTGCTTACTCCGCTGCATTCCCGACCGAAGCCAACGAGCTGATCCGACGTCTGAGCGGTGAACTGCCGGCCGACTTCTCGGAAAAAGCCTCGGCCTACATCGCCGAAGTCGCGGCCAAGGGCGAAACCATCGCCAGCCGCAAGGCCAGCCAGAACACCCTTAACGCGTTTGGCCCGCTGCTGCCGGAACTGCTCGGCGGTTCGGCTGACCTCGCCGGTTCCAACCTGACCCTGTGGAAAGGTTGCAAGGGCGTCAGCGCTGAAGATGCCAGCGGTAACTACATGTACTACGGCGTGCGCGAATTCGGCATGACCGCGATCATGAACGGCGTGACCCTGCACGGCGGCCTGGTGCCTTACGGCGCGACCTTCCTGATGTTCATGGAATACGCGCGCAACGCCGTGCGTATGTCGGCACTGATGAAGAAGCGCGTGATCCACGTCTACACCCACGACTCCATCGGCCTGGGCGAAGACGGCCCGACGCACCAGCCGATCGAGCAACTGACCAGCCTGCGCACCACGCCGAACCTCGACACCTGGCGTCCAGCCGATGCCGTTGAATCGGCAGTCGCGTGGAAAAACGCACTGGAGCGCAAGGACGGCCCTTCGGCGCTGATTTTCTCGCGGCAGAACCTGCAACACCAGGAACGCGATGCTGGCCAGATCGCCAACATCAGCCGTGGTGGTTATGTACTCAAGGACTGCGCAGGCGAGCCTGAGCTGATCCTGATCGCCACCGGTTCGGAAGTCGGTCTGGCGGTTCAAGCCTTCGACAAACTGACCGAGCAGGGCCGTAAGGTTCGCGTGGTATCGATGCCTTGCACCAGCGCGTTCGATGCTCAGGATGCGGAGTACAAGCAGTCGGTGCTGCCGTTGCAGGTCGGCGCACGTATTGCCATCGAAGCGGCGCACGCCGATTTCTGGTTCAAGTACGTAGGTCTGGAAGGTCGTGTGATCGGCATGACCACCTACGGTGAGTCGGCGCCGGCCTCGGCATTGTTCGAAGAATTCGGTTTTACCCTGGAGAACATCCTCGGTCAGGCTGAAGAGCTGCTGGAAGACTAA
- a CDS encoding phosphoglycerate kinase, which yields MTVLKMSDLDLQGKRVLIREDLNVPVKDGVVTSDARILASLPTIKLALEKGAAVMVCSHLGRPTEGEFSAENSLKPVADYLSKALGREVPLVADYLGGVEVKAGDIVLFENVRFNKGEKKNADDLAQQYAALCDVFVMDAFGTAHRAEGSTHGVAKFAKVAAAGPLLAAELDALGKALGAPAKPMAAIVAGSKVSTKLDVLNSLSQICDQLIVGGGIANTFLAAAGHPVGKSLYEPDLLDTARAIAAKVSVPLPVDVVVAKEFAESAEATVKLIADVAADDMILDIGPQTAANFAELLKSSKTILWNGPVGVFEFDQFGNGTKVLAQAIAESSAFSIAGGGDTLAAIDKYGVAEQISYISTGGGAFLEFVEGKVLPAVEVLESRAKA from the coding sequence ATGACCGTGTTGAAGATGTCCGACCTCGATCTGCAAGGTAAGCGCGTATTGATCCGCGAAGACCTCAACGTCCCCGTCAAGGACGGTGTTGTCACCAGCGACGCGCGCATCCTGGCTTCGCTGCCGACCATCAAGCTGGCCCTGGAAAAAGGCGCGGCAGTGATGGTCTGCTCGCACTTGGGCCGTCCGACTGAAGGCGAGTTCTCCGCCGAGAACAGCCTGAAACCTGTCGCCGACTACCTGAGCAAAGCGCTGGGCCGTGAAGTGCCGCTGGTGGCTGATTACCTCGGTGGCGTTGAGGTCAAGGCTGGCGACATCGTGCTGTTCGAAAACGTGCGCTTCAACAAGGGCGAGAAAAAGAACGCCGACGACCTGGCCCAGCAATACGCGGCCCTGTGCGACGTGTTCGTGATGGACGCTTTCGGCACCGCTCACCGCGCCGAGGGTTCGACCCACGGCGTGGCCAAGTTCGCCAAAGTTGCTGCCGCTGGCCCGCTGCTGGCCGCTGAACTGGACGCACTGGGCAAGGCCCTGGGCGCGCCGGCCAAGCCAATGGCGGCCATCGTTGCTGGCTCCAAGGTCTCGACCAAACTCGACGTGTTGAACAGTCTGAGCCAGATCTGCGATCAACTGATCGTCGGCGGCGGCATCGCCAACACTTTCCTCGCGGCCGCCGGTCATCCGGTTGGCAAGTCGCTGTATGAACCGGACCTGCTCGACACCGCACGCGCCATCGCCGCTAAAGTCAGCGTGCCATTGCCGGTTGACGTTGTGGTTGCCAAGGAATTTGCCGAAAGCGCCGAAGCGACCGTCAAGCTGATCGCTGACGTGGCGGCGGACGACATGATTCTCGACATCGGTCCGCAAACTGCAGCCAACTTCGCCGAACTGCTGAAGTCGTCGAAGACCATTCTGTGGAACGGCCCGGTCGGCGTGTTCGAGTTCGATCAGTTCGGCAACGGCACCAAAGTGCTGGCCCAGGCCATCGCCGAAAGCTCGGCATTCTCCATCGCGGGCGGTGGCGACACCCTGGCGGCGATCGATAAATATGGCGTGGCTGAGCAGATCTCCTACATTTCCACCGGTGGTGGCGCGTTCCTCGAATTCGTCGAGGGCAAGGTGCTGCCTGCCGTTGAAGTCCTGGAAAGCCGGGCCAAGGCCTGA
- a CDS encoding MliC family protein: protein MKGLIAVAALALLGGCAQLNLFQSSAPADNWTTWTCDSQAKVLWRYADAGQKEVDVRLGGADQVYRLKEEPGASGALYSDGMLAFHVKGDEGLVYWVATNDLIGRGCKTE from the coding sequence ATGAAAGGCTTGATCGCCGTTGCGGCGTTGGCATTGTTGGGCGGTTGCGCGCAGTTGAACCTGTTTCAGTCGTCGGCCCCGGCAGACAACTGGACGACCTGGACCTGCGACAGTCAGGCCAAGGTGCTGTGGCGGTACGCCGATGCTGGCCAGAAGGAAGTCGATGTGCGACTGGGCGGCGCTGATCAGGTCTATCGCCTGAAAGAAGAGCCGGGCGCCTCGGGCGCGCTGTACAGCGATGGCATGCTGGCGTTTCACGTCAAGGGTGACGAAGGCCTGGTGTACTGGGTCGCCACCAATGACCTGATTGGCCGTGGTTGCAAGACCGAGTAA
- a CDS encoding type II toxin-antitoxin system HipA family toxin, producing MKMASLQVSTPEGNSGRLFSDAEDFTFRYHEDASPQMAISLLMPVRHNEFRRRELHPVFQMNLPEGYVLEQLRNRLAKTVNVDPMLLLALSGSTSPIGRVHVRSETVDALLQAQEFPGEKLEEILTWDGTEDIFANMLDRYILRAGISGVQPKLLVPERQEIELPRVTSKTSDLIIKSGRDEFPGLAINEFLCMSMAKDAGIPVPPFYLSDNAKLFVMRRFDRDDQLNPIGFEDMAVLMGLSANEKYSKSYAAIAKAVRVFCPAKHLRTSLDQLFDSVALSCIVGNGDAHLKNFGLLYSEPTRRDAHLAPAYDIVNTTAYIPEDVLALDLAGNKSMFASRQGLLEFAHTCEIDQPKERIQHLLASVDTVLDRYPQYREQAPQVFNAIKHAAAPFSLTFG from the coding sequence ATGAAAATGGCCTCTCTTCAAGTCAGTACCCCTGAAGGTAATAGCGGCAGGCTTTTCAGCGATGCCGAGGATTTCACTTTTCGTTATCACGAAGATGCATCGCCACAAATGGCGATCAGCCTCCTGATGCCTGTACGGCATAACGAGTTTCGTCGGCGGGAGTTGCACCCTGTTTTTCAAATGAACCTGCCAGAAGGCTATGTACTGGAGCAGTTGCGCAACCGCTTGGCCAAGACTGTGAACGTCGACCCAATGCTGCTACTGGCGCTTTCCGGCAGTACATCGCCCATTGGCAGGGTTCACGTACGCTCTGAAACCGTTGATGCATTGTTGCAGGCGCAAGAATTTCCGGGAGAAAAACTTGAAGAGATTCTCACGTGGGACGGTACGGAAGATATCTTCGCCAACATGCTTGATCGCTACATCCTGCGGGCAGGCATTTCAGGTGTTCAACCCAAGTTGCTGGTGCCGGAGCGACAAGAAATAGAGTTGCCGAGAGTGACATCCAAAACCTCGGATCTGATCATCAAGAGTGGAAGAGACGAATTCCCGGGCCTGGCGATCAACGAATTCCTTTGCATGTCCATGGCGAAAGACGCGGGGATTCCCGTTCCACCGTTTTACCTTTCCGATAATGCCAAGCTGTTTGTCATGCGTCGATTTGATCGCGACGACCAGCTCAATCCCATTGGGTTTGAAGACATGGCGGTGCTGATGGGGCTCTCGGCTAACGAGAAGTACAGCAAGAGTTATGCGGCAATCGCCAAGGCTGTTCGAGTGTTTTGCCCAGCGAAACACTTGCGTACGTCGCTTGATCAACTCTTCGATAGCGTCGCTCTGAGCTGCATTGTTGGGAATGGCGACGCTCATTTGAAAAACTTCGGATTGCTCTATTCCGAACCGACGCGACGCGACGCGCATCTGGCTCCGGCTTACGACATCGTCAACACCACGGCCTATATTCCAGAAGATGTTCTGGCATTGGATCTGGCGGGCAACAAGTCAATGTTCGCCTCACGACAAGGACTCCTGGAGTTCGCTCACACCTGTGAAATCGACCAACCCAAAGAGCGCATTCAGCATCTGCTTGCCTCGGTTGATACGGTGCTCGATCGCTATCCTCAGTATCGCGAACAGGCGCCCCAAGTGTTCAACGCCATTAAGCACGCGGCAGCGCCATTTTCTCTGACTTTTGGATAG
- a CDS encoding cytochrome c: MTLKPIAVVLLACLTLSACGGVDPNSPLGQRKAIFKQMLKTSEDLGGMLRGRIAFDGPKFAEGAVRLDALAHEPWKHFPQVREEDHTSAKDDVWQKQARFQELARALETATGELVVVSQVQPYKASNLGPAVQKVEDACSACHKEFRDH; encoded by the coding sequence ATGACTCTGAAACCCATTGCTGTTGTATTGCTGGCCTGCCTGACCTTGTCCGCCTGTGGCGGTGTCGACCCGAATTCGCCGCTGGGTCAACGCAAGGCGATCTTCAAGCAGATGCTCAAGACCAGCGAAGACCTCGGCGGCATGTTGCGCGGGCGCATTGCCTTTGACGGGCCGAAATTTGCCGAGGGCGCAGTCAGGCTTGATGCGTTGGCCCATGAGCCGTGGAAGCATTTCCCGCAGGTGCGCGAAGAAGATCACACCAGCGCCAAAGATGATGTCTGGCAGAAACAGGCGCGTTTTCAGGAACTGGCCCGCGCCCTCGAGACGGCCACCGGTGAATTGGTCGTCGTCAGTCAGGTTCAGCCGTACAAGGCCAGCAATCTTGGGCCGGCAGTGCAGAAAGTTGAAGATGCCTGCAGTGCTTGCCATAAAGAGTTTCGCGATCATTGA
- the epd gene encoding erythrose-4-phosphate dehydrogenase, whose amino-acid sequence MPQPRPYKVALNGYGRIGRCVLRALFERGDKAGFEIVAINDLADMASIEYLTRFDSTHGRFPGEVRVEGDCLHINGDCVKVLRSATPEGIDWASLDVDLVLECSGAYHTRADGQRFLDAGAPRVLFSQPMASEADVDATIVYGVNQECLTGDELLVSNASCTTNCGVPLLRLLDQAIGLDYVSITTIHSAMNDQPVIDAYHHEDLRRTRSAFQSVIPVSTGLARGIERLLPELAGRIQAKAVRVPTVNVSCLDITMQTATATDANEVNRILREAATSGPLKGLLAYTELPHASCDFNHDPHSAIVDASQTRVSGPKLVNILAWFDNEWGFANRMLDVADHYLQTATSKNRRKCDP is encoded by the coding sequence ATGCCTCAACCGCGTCCCTACAAAGTTGCACTCAACGGCTATGGCCGCATTGGTCGTTGCGTCTTGCGGGCGTTGTTCGAGCGCGGCGATAAGGCCGGGTTTGAGATTGTCGCGATCAACGATCTGGCCGACATGGCCAGCATCGAATACCTGACACGCTTCGACTCCACCCACGGGCGATTCCCCGGCGAAGTGCGGGTTGAAGGCGATTGTCTGCATATCAATGGCGACTGCGTGAAGGTCTTGCGCAGTGCCACCCCCGAAGGCATCGATTGGGCGTCGCTGGACGTCGATCTGGTGCTGGAATGCTCCGGCGCTTACCACACCCGTGCCGATGGCCAGCGATTTCTCGATGCCGGCGCGCCGCGTGTGCTGTTCTCGCAGCCGATGGCCAGCGAAGCGGATGTCGACGCCACCATCGTCTACGGCGTCAATCAGGAATGCCTGACCGGCGACGAACTGCTGGTGTCCAACGCCTCCTGCACGACGAATTGCGGCGTGCCGCTGCTGCGTCTGCTCGATCAGGCGATTGGCCTGGATTATGTGTCGATCACCACGATTCACTCGGCGATGAACGATCAGCCGGTGATCGATGCCTATCACCACGAAGACCTGCGCCGCACGCGTTCGGCGTTCCAGTCGGTGATCCCGGTGTCCACTGGTCTGGCGCGGGGCATCGAGCGCCTGCTGCCGGAACTTGCCGGACGAATTCAGGCCAAAGCCGTGCGCGTGCCGACAGTCAACGTGTCCTGCCTCGACATCACGATGCAGACCGCCACGGCGACTGATGCCAATGAGGTCAACCGGATCCTGCGCGAAGCCGCCACCAGCGGCCCGCTCAAAGGCCTGCTGGCCTACACCGAGTTGCCGCACGCCAGCTGTGATTTCAACCATGACCCACATTCGGCCATCGTCGATGCCAGTCAGACCCGTGTTTCCGGCCCCAAACTGGTGAACATCCTGGCCTGGTTCGACAACGAATGGGGTTTTGCCAACCGAATGCTGGACGTTGCAGACCACTATCTGCAAACAGCAACTTCAAAAAACCGTAGGAAGTGCGACCCATGA
- a CDS encoding DUF1090 domain-containing protein: MKFLAPLALLTLCGVMAAPVMAEEDGPGLTGCAAKKQGIINQIEQAKSRGNMEQQAGLETALREVNEHCTDAGLKKERENKVLEAKHEVSQRQADLDKAMKKGDPEKINKRKEKLAESRKELQDALDEIDK, translated from the coding sequence ATGAAATTTCTCGCACCGCTCGCCCTGCTCACTCTTTGCGGCGTCATGGCCGCCCCGGTCATGGCCGAGGAAGACGGCCCGGGCCTGACCGGTTGCGCTGCCAAGAAGCAGGGCATCATCAACCAGATCGAACAGGCCAAGTCGCGCGGCAACATGGAGCAGCAGGCGGGTCTGGAAACCGCACTGCGTGAAGTGAACGAACATTGCACCGACGCCGGGCTGAAAAAAGAACGTGAGAACAAAGTGCTTGAGGCCAAGCATGAGGTGAGCCAGCGTCAGGCGGACCTCGACAAGGCCATGAAGAAGGGCGATCCGGAGAAGATCAACAAGCGCAAGGAAAAGCTCGCCGAGTCGCGCAAGGAACTGCAGGACGCGCTGGACGAGATCGATAAGTAA
- a CDS encoding metalloregulator ArsR/SmtB family transcription factor gives MNLRVPSIRHDDCDELAALCKAGGDPLRLNVLRALANDSFGVLELAQIFGIGQSGMSHHLKVLAQADLVATRREGNAIFYRRALPHSELLGGKLHAALLEEVDNLDLPDEVQARIEQVHGQRAAASQDFFARVAEKFRAQQDLIAGLPQYRDSVLALLDKLNFDGAATAIEVGPGDGAFLPELARRFGTVTALDNSPAMLELARQVCEREQLANVSLQLADALNGTSLQADCVVLNMVLHHFAAPADALRHMADLLQPGGSLLVTELCSHNQSWAREACGDLWLGFEQDDLARWATAAGLVPGESLYVGLRNGFQIQVRHFQRPAGDTHHR, from the coding sequence ATGAACTTACGCGTGCCTTCCATTCGCCATGACGATTGCGACGAGCTGGCGGCCCTGTGCAAGGCCGGCGGCGATCCGCTGCGGCTGAATGTCTTGCGCGCACTGGCCAACGATTCGTTTGGCGTGCTGGAGCTGGCGCAGATTTTCGGCATCGGCCAGTCGGGCATGAGCCATCACCTCAAGGTGCTGGCGCAAGCCGATCTGGTGGCGACACGCCGTGAGGGCAACGCGATTTTTTATCGTCGCGCCCTGCCCCACAGCGAATTGCTCGGCGGCAAGCTGCACGCGGCATTGCTGGAAGAAGTCGACAACCTGGATCTGCCAGACGAAGTGCAAGCGCGCATCGAGCAGGTTCACGGCCAGCGTGCCGCTGCCAGTCAGGACTTTTTCGCCCGGGTCGCGGAAAAATTCCGTGCCCAGCAGGATTTGATCGCAGGCCTGCCGCAGTACCGTGACAGTGTGCTGGCCCTGCTCGACAAACTGAACTTCGATGGTGCAGCCACGGCCATTGAAGTCGGCCCCGGCGATGGTGCTTTTCTGCCGGAACTGGCCCGTCGCTTCGGCACCGTAACCGCGCTGGACAACAGCCCGGCGATGCTCGAACTGGCGCGTCAGGTGTGTGAACGTGAACAGCTGGCTAACGTCAGCCTGCAATTGGCCGATGCATTGAACGGCACAAGCCTTCAAGCCGATTGCGTGGTGTTGAACATGGTCCTGCACCATTTCGCCGCCCCGGCCGATGCGCTCAGGCACATGGCCGACTTGCTGCAACCGGGCGGTAGCCTGCTCGTGACAGAGTTATGTAGCCACAACCAGAGTTGGGCCAGGGAGGCCTGCGGTGATCTCTGGTTGGGGTTTGAACAGGACGATCTGGCCCGTTGGGCCACCGCTGCGGGACTCGTTCCCGGGGAAAGCCTCTATGTAGGCTTACGTAATGGTTTCCAGATCCAGGTTCGCCACTTTCAGCGACCGGCTGGCGACACTCACCATCGGTAA
- the ligB gene encoding NAD-dependent DNA ligase LigB — protein MLFTLRLLLAFLLALITLVSQANCPDWPLPQAQREITALQNRIDQWDDAYHREGRSLISDELYDQSRLRLKEWQACFNQPSSPQPLRTASGTVTHPIAHTGLDKLHKAEDVALWLRDRQNVWVQPKVDGVAVTLIYRQGLLQQAISRGDGANGKDWTASARRIAAIPQRLRQPRDLLVQGELYWRLNAHVQSQSGSVNARATVAGLMGRKSLDAEQAAGIGLFVWDWPQGPVRLPERLSKLQALGFAATEPFTQPISQYEDAQKWREHWYRSPLPFASDGVVLRQSQRPPAERWQAKAPYWAIAWKYPFAQALAEVRKVNFKIGRTGRITPVLELLPVRLDDREIKRVSVSSLKRWQSLDIRPGDQVAISLAGLTIPRLDSVVLRTSERADISIPNGDDYHVLSCWQLTPGCESQFLARLTWLSGKQGLAMQHVGRGTWEKLLETGRLKHLLDWLTLDASELATIAGLGERSSARLIQSFHGARQQPFARWLKALGMPPTGQAQLNDSWQALAQRDTEQWQAETGIGPGRAAQLSAFFRDPQVVALSETLKAAGIDGF, from the coding sequence ATGCTTTTCACACTGCGCCTGTTGCTGGCCTTTCTGCTGGCACTCATCACCCTCGTCAGCCAAGCCAACTGCCCCGACTGGCCCTTACCCCAAGCCCAACGCGAAATCACCGCCCTGCAAAACCGGATCGATCAATGGGACGACGCCTACCACCGCGAAGGCCGTTCATTGATCAGCGATGAACTCTATGACCAGTCCCGGCTGCGGCTGAAAGAATGGCAAGCCTGCTTCAACCAACCCTCATCACCGCAACCGTTGCGCACCGCGTCCGGAACGGTCACCCACCCCATCGCCCACACCGGCCTGGACAAGCTGCACAAAGCCGAAGACGTCGCCCTCTGGCTGCGCGATCGCCAGAACGTCTGGGTGCAGCCCAAAGTCGATGGTGTGGCCGTCACGCTGATCTACCGCCAGGGACTATTGCAGCAGGCCATCAGCCGCGGTGACGGGGCCAACGGCAAGGACTGGACCGCCTCCGCGCGCAGGATCGCAGCCATTCCGCAGCGTTTGAGGCAGCCACGGGATCTGCTGGTACAGGGCGAACTCTATTGGCGCCTGAACGCCCATGTTCAATCACAGTCCGGCAGCGTCAATGCCCGCGCCACCGTCGCCGGGCTGATGGGGCGCAAATCGCTGGATGCCGAACAGGCTGCCGGGATCGGGCTGTTTGTCTGGGACTGGCCGCAAGGCCCTGTGCGACTGCCGGAGCGATTGTCAAAACTTCAGGCATTGGGGTTCGCCGCAACCGAGCCCTTTACACAACCCATCAGCCAATACGAAGACGCGCAAAAATGGCGCGAGCACTGGTATCGCTCGCCCCTGCCCTTTGCCAGCGACGGCGTGGTGCTGCGTCAGAGCCAACGGCCACCCGCCGAGCGCTGGCAGGCCAAGGCACCTTATTGGGCGATTGCCTGGAAGTACCCGTTCGCCCAGGCATTGGCCGAAGTGCGCAAGGTCAACTTCAAGATCGGCCGTACAGGGCGGATCACACCAGTGCTGGAACTGCTGCCGGTCAGACTCGATGACCGCGAAATCAAACGAGTCAGCGTCAGCTCGCTGAAACGCTGGCAAAGCCTCGACATCCGTCCCGGCGATCAGGTGGCAATCAGTCTGGCGGGGCTGACCATTCCGCGCCTCGACAGTGTCGTGCTGCGCACCAGCGAACGGGCGGACATCAGCATTCCCAATGGCGACGACTACCACGTCCTGAGTTGTTGGCAACTGACGCCGGGGTGTGAAAGCCAGTTTCTCGCGCGTCTGACCTGGCTCAGTGGCAAGCAGGGCCTGGCCATGCAGCATGTCGGTCGTGGCACCTGGGAGAAACTTTTGGAAACAGGCCGTCTGAAACACCTGCTGGATTGGCTGACCCTCGATGCGTCAGAGCTTGCTACCATTGCCGGCCTCGGCGAGCGCAGCAGCGCACGTCTGATCCAGAGTTTTCACGGCGCGCGGCAACAGCCGTTCGCTCGATGGTTGAAAGCGCTGGGCATGCCGCCGACCGGACAGGCACAACTGAACGATTCGTGGCAGGCCCTGGCACAACGCGACACGGAACAATGGCAGGCAGAAACCGGCATCGGCCCGGGACGCGCGGCGCAACTGAGCGCATTCTTTCGCGACCCGCAAGTAGTGGCTTTGAGTGAAACCTTGAAAGCCGCCGGAATCGACGGCTTCTGA
- the metK gene encoding methionine adenosyltransferase, producing MSEYSLFTSESVSEGHPDKIADQISDAVLDAIIAQDKHARVAVETLVKTGVAIVAGEVTTSAWVDLEQIVRDVICDIGYTSSEVGFDGATCGVMNIIGKQSPDINQGVDRAKPEDQGAGDQGLMFGYASNETDVLMPAPITFSHQLVQRQAEARKSGLLPWLRPDAKSQVTCRYEGGKVVGIDAVVLSTQHNPEVSYKDLREGVMELIVKHVLPAELLSKDTQFHINPTGQFIIGGPVGDCGLTGRKIIVDSYGGMARHGGGAFSGKDPSKVDRSAAYAGRYVAKNIVAAGLAERCEIQVSYAIGVAQPTSISLNTFGTGKISDDKIIKLVREVFDLRPYAITTMLDLLHPMYQETAAYGHFGRAPQTKTVGEDSFTTFTWEKTDRADALRSAAGL from the coding sequence ATGAGCGAATACTCCCTCTTCACCTCCGAGTCCGTGTCTGAAGGACATCCGGACAAAATCGCCGACCAGATTTCCGATGCGGTGCTGGACGCCATTATTGCCCAGGACAAACACGCTCGCGTGGCTGTGGAAACCCTGGTCAAGACCGGCGTGGCCATCGTTGCCGGTGAAGTGACCACCAGCGCCTGGGTCGACCTGGAGCAGATCGTTCGTGACGTGATTTGCGACATCGGCTACACCAGCTCCGAAGTCGGCTTCGACGGCGCCACCTGCGGCGTGATGAACATCATCGGCAAGCAGTCCCCCGACATCAATCAGGGTGTTGACCGTGCCAAGCCTGAAGATCAGGGCGCCGGCGACCAGGGCCTGATGTTCGGTTACGCCAGCAACGAAACCGACGTTTTGATGCCAGCGCCGATCACCTTCTCGCACCAGCTGGTGCAGCGTCAGGCTGAAGCACGCAAGTCGGGCCTGCTGCCTTGGCTGCGTCCGGATGCCAAGTCGCAAGTGACCTGCCGTTACGAAGGCGGCAAGGTTGTCGGCATCGACGCTGTTGTTCTGTCGACCCAGCACAACCCGGAAGTCTCGTACAAAGACCTGCGCGAAGGCGTGATGGAGCTGATCGTCAAGCACGTACTGCCTGCCGAACTGCTGAGCAAGGACACCCAGTTCCACATCAACCCGACCGGCCAGTTCATCATTGGCGGCCCGGTAGGTGACTGCGGTCTGACCGGTCGCAAGATCATCGTCGACAGCTACGGCGGCATGGCCCGTCACGGCGGCGGCGCATTCTCCGGCAAGGATCCATCGAAGGTTGACCGTTCGGCTGCCTACGCTGGCCGTTACGTGGCCAAGAACATCGTTGCGGCCGGCCTGGCCGAGCGTTGCGAGATTCAGGTGTCCTACGCAATCGGTGTGGCCCAGCCTACGTCGATCTCGCTGAACACCTTCGGCACCGGCAAGATCAGCGATGACAAGATCATCAAACTGGTGCGTGAAGTGTTCGACCTGCGTCCATACGCGATCACCACCATGCTCGACCTGCTGCACCCGATGTATCAGGAAACCGCAGCCTACGGCCACTTCGGTCGGGCACCGCAGACCAAGACCGTTGGCGAAGACAGCTTCACCACGTTCACCTGGGAAAAAACCGACCGCGCCGACGCCCTGCGTTCCGCCGCTGGCCTGTAA